From the Aquipuribacter hungaricus genome, the window CGGACCGGCCCGCACCCCGACACGTTCGACTACGTCCCGGGCTGAGCCCCGGACCCCGCCTCACCCGACACCTCCGCCCACCAGCCCGCGTACGGGCCGGTGCGCGCGAGGTGCCGGGTGAGGTCGGGGGCACCGTCGTCCCACCAGACCGGGCCGCGCTCGCCGAGGGCGTGCTTGGCGGCGTCGACCCGGGCCCTGGCCGCCTCCCGGGCCGCCTCGTCCCCCGCCCTCATGGCGGCGCCCTTGGCCCGGCGCGCGGACATGAGCTCCGCCGTCAGACCGGCCCGCTCCTCGTCGCCGAGCCGCGGGTCCGAGCGCCGCCACAGCCGCCCGCGCACGACGAGGTAGCGCCCGTCCGGCGTGACGGGCGGGCCCTCCCC encodes:
- a CDS encoding biopolymer transporter Tol; the encoded protein is MAPRTGEGPPVTPDGRYLVVRGRLWRRSDPRLGDEERAGLTAELMSARRAKGAAMRAGDEAAREAARARVDAAKHALGERGPVWWDDGAPDLTRHLARTGPYAGWWAEVSGEAGSGAQPGT